One region of Carya illinoinensis cultivar Pawnee chromosome 8, C.illinoinensisPawnee_v1, whole genome shotgun sequence genomic DNA includes:
- the LOC122317851 gene encoding zinc finger protein ZAT10-like yields MALEALNSPNTATPPFHFEDANLHFLEPWTKRKRSKRGRFDNPPTEEEYLALCLIMLARSGGGAATTSSQHYQSPSPPVAPEVATTSAPKAVYKCSVCSKAFSSYQALGGHKASHRKLAGAGGGEDSSTSSATATATAAGASTVTASNNISGKAHECSICHKSFPTGQALGGHKRCHYEGGSGGVASSVVTTSECVGSTHSRSHSHNNQHHRDFDLNIPALPEFSLNFFIPGEDEVESPLPAKKPRVLMPPKLEVSH; encoded by the coding sequence ATGGCGTTGGAAGCTCTCAATTCTCCAAACACAGCCACCCCTCCGTTCCACTTCGAGGACGCCAACCTCCATTTCCTTGAGCCATGGACGAAGCGCAAGCGTTCGAAGCGAGGACGGTTTGATAACCCACCCACAGAGGAAGAGTACCTTGCTCTTTGCCTTATCATGCTCGCTCGTAGCGGCGGCGGCGCAGCTACCACCTCCTCGCAACATTACCAATCTCCTAGTCCTCCCGTGGCGCCCGAGGTGGCGACTACATCTGCCCCGAAAGCTGTTTATAAGTGCTCTGTTTGCAGCAAGGCCTTCTCCTCTTACCAGGCACTTGGTGGACACAAGGCCAGCCACCGGAAACTCGCCGGTGCCGGTGGAGGCGAAGACTCTTCCACATCCTCTGCCACCGCCACCGCCACCGCTGCCGGGGCAAGCACCGTCACAGCCTCCAACAACATCAGCGGTAAGGCTCACGAGTGCTCCATCTGCCACAAGTCCTTCCCCACTGGCCAGGCCTTGGGTGGACACAAGCGTTGTCACTACGAAGGAGGCAGCGGCGGCGTCGCAAGCAGCGTCGTAACCACTTCGGAATGTGTGGGATCCACCCACAGCCGCAGCCACAGCCACAACAACCAACACCACCGCGACTTCGACCTCAACATCCCCGCTTTGCCGGAGTTCTCGCTTAATTTCTTCATCCCAGGGGAAGACGAGGTGGAAAGCCCTCTGCCAGCGAAGAAGCCGCGCGTCTTGATGCCACCAAAACTCGAAGTTTCTCATTAG